One window of the Kineococcus endophyticus genome contains the following:
- a CDS encoding aminoglycoside phosphotransferase family protein: MLTAADLARVHDLVRAEPALASFAGSGPRSMPWGSGSVHLIGNWADAGVEVLVKVGASPAQVAWTRELAGSEPSLVPRVFAGGLRLAGADLGWLVLERLPHGLDGGWGGAELTALVDAGVRFQRAARDVRLAAGDLTRDQVRDWIVLARDRGAPGPVDVLLSRLDVDWELLVEICPPEVCHGDLHLANALVRAPAPVRSPAVLVDCEPSRMSWVVEAAYAQVLNSDPARPGWRDLAGLMAGRRRVQGLAVGRDADVQRAASTALAWNALRLWGVLGPVPDPGWRAAAVWEEWTRNYVDAGVSV, translated from the coding sequence GTGCTCACGGCGGCCGACCTCGCGCGCGTCCACGACCTCGTGCGCGCCGAACCCGCCCTGGCGTCCTTCGCGGGTTCCGGCCCCCGGTCGATGCCGTGGGGCAGCGGGAGCGTGCACCTGATCGGGAACTGGGCGGATGCGGGTGTCGAGGTCCTGGTGAAGGTCGGCGCCTCACCGGCGCAGGTGGCGTGGACCCGGGAACTCGCGGGCTCGGAACCCTCCCTCGTCCCGCGGGTGTTCGCGGGCGGGCTCCGCCTCGCGGGAGCCGACCTGGGGTGGCTGGTGCTGGAACGCCTGCCCCACGGCCTGGACGGTGGCTGGGGCGGTGCGGAGTTGACCGCGCTGGTGGACGCCGGGGTGCGTTTCCAGCGGGCCGCCCGCGACGTCCGGCTGGCCGCCGGCGACCTCACCCGGGACCAGGTGCGCGACTGGATCGTCCTCGCACGGGACCGCGGAGCGCCCGGTCCCGTGGACGTCCTGCTCTCCCGGCTCGACGTCGACTGGGAACTCCTGGTCGAGATCTGCCCGCCCGAGGTCTGCCACGGCGACCTCCACCTCGCCAACGCCCTGGTGCGCGCGCCCGCCCCCGTCCGCTCGCCGGCGGTGCTCGTGGACTGCGAACCCTCCCGGATGTCGTGGGTCGTGGAGGCTGCGTACGCCCAGGTGCTGAACTCCGACCCGGCCCGACCCGGCTGGCGGGACCTGGCCGGCCTCATGGCCGGACGCCGCCGCGTCCAGGGCCTGGCGGTCGGCCGGGACGCCGACGTGCAGCGGGCCGCGTCCACCGCGCTGGCCTGGAACGCGCTGCGGTTGTGGGGAGTTCTCGGCCCCGTCCCGGACCCGGGGTGGCGGGCGGCGGCCGTGTGGGAGGAGTGGACGAGGAACTACGTCGATGCGGGGGTGTCGGTCTGA
- a CDS encoding GrpB family protein has translation MPGPAVLRPYDPEWPLRAARLLADVRRVLAPLGVAESFEHIGSTSVPGLSAKAYVDLQVTVMELPVAAALVEALAPVGFVPAVGARPDSPGVHRDLPRGSEVVPDELWRKRLFTRDVDGPEASILHVRLTASPWARYTVWFRDWLRAHPEARDRYAEFKAAVAVEHAGDPDFDDYTRAKTEFFDAVQEEFEAWGRQRSRP, from the coding sequence GTGCCCGGACCCGCTGTGCTGCGCCCCTACGACCCCGAGTGGCCGCTGCGAGCAGCCCGGCTCCTCGCCGACGTGCGGCGGGTCCTCGCGCCCCTCGGTGTGGCGGAGTCGTTCGAGCACATCGGGTCGACGTCGGTGCCCGGGTTGTCCGCGAAGGCCTACGTCGACCTGCAGGTGACGGTGATGGAACTCCCGGTCGCCGCGGCCCTCGTCGAGGCCCTGGCCCCGGTGGGTTTCGTCCCCGCGGTGGGAGCCCGTCCGGATTCTCCCGGCGTCCACCGCGACCTGCCGCGTGGTTCCGAGGTCGTCCCGGACGAGCTGTGGCGCAAACGCCTGTTCACCCGGGACGTCGACGGACCGGAGGCGTCCATCCTCCACGTGCGGCTCACCGCGTCACCCTGGGCGCGGTACACGGTCTGGTTCCGCGACTGGTTGCGCGCCCACCCCGAGGCGCGCGACCGGTACGCCGAGTTCAAGGCCGCGGTCGCGGTCGAGCACGCCGGGGACCCGGACTTCGACGACTACACCCGCGCCAAGACGGAGTTCTTCGACGCGGTGCAGGAGGAGTTCGAGGCGTGGGGCCGTCAGAGGTCCCGACCCTGA
- a CDS encoding FAD:protein FMN transferase, with the protein MVRHVDHVMGFPVSLALRGRHADDDRSHRAWASVVADLHHVDQVFSTYRPQSWISRLGRGDVGLQDCPPEVAEVVDLADRARRESDGAFDVHRRGQDGEIVLDTNGVVKGWALQRAAAHLRQLPDTDFCLSGGGDVVCRSRRGSPPWRIGIEDPFDPHVVLATVPVANGAVATSGTAHRGQHLVDARTGGHPTTVAQVTVVAGSLTWADIDATAAYAHDADAARWLGERPGRTGLVVWRDGTTTTVPSLGR; encoded by the coding sequence ATGGTCCGGCACGTCGACCACGTCATGGGGTTCCCCGTCAGCCTGGCCCTGCGCGGACGGCACGCCGACGACGACCGGAGCCACCGGGCCTGGGCGTCGGTGGTGGCCGACCTCCACCACGTCGACCAGGTGTTCAGCACCTACCGACCGCAGTCGTGGATCAGCCGGCTGGGGCGAGGGGACGTCGGACTCCAGGACTGCCCACCGGAGGTGGCGGAGGTGGTGGACCTGGCCGACCGGGCCCGCCGGGAGTCCGACGGCGCGTTCGACGTCCACCGACGGGGGCAGGACGGCGAGATCGTCCTGGACACCAACGGGGTGGTCAAGGGGTGGGCCCTGCAGCGGGCCGCCGCCCACCTGCGCCAGCTGCCCGACACCGACTTCTGCCTGTCCGGCGGCGGGGACGTGGTGTGCCGCAGCCGTCGGGGCAGCCCACCGTGGCGGATCGGCATCGAGGACCCCTTCGACCCGCACGTCGTGCTGGCGACCGTCCCGGTCGCCAACGGCGCCGTCGCCACGTCGGGAACCGCGCACCGGGGGCAGCACCTGGTCGACGCCCGCACCGGAGGACACCCCACGACCGTCGCTCAGGTGACGGTGGTCGCCGGCTCCTTGACGTGGGCGGACATCGACGCCACCGCCGCCTACGCCCACGACGCGGACGCCGCCCGCTGGTTGGGTGAGCGGCCCGGACGCACCGGCCTCGTGGTGTGGCGCGACGGAACCACCACCACTGTTCCCAGCCTCGGCCGCTGA
- a CDS encoding FMN-binding protein, translated as MSTLTVLVLLFGYHTSTEGAAAGTLAATATGTGALGSSAAVGGSAGTTGATSTVTGSAASTRWGPVQVRLTLTDGKITAVDVVQYPDGNGRDQEINAQALPVLVQETLSAQNADIDMVSGATVTSTGYVQSLQSALDQMG; from the coding sequence ATGAGCACCCTCACCGTCCTGGTGCTGCTCTTCGGGTACCACACGTCCACCGAGGGGGCCGCTGCCGGAACCCTCGCCGCGACGGCGACCGGTACGGGCGCCCTCGGCAGCAGCGCCGCAGTCGGCGGGTCGGCGGGGACGACCGGTGCGACCTCCACGGTGACCGGTTCGGCCGCCAGCACCCGGTGGGGGCCGGTGCAGGTCCGGCTCACCCTCACCGACGGCAAGATCACCGCCGTGGACGTCGTGCAGTACCCGGACGGCAACGGCCGCGACCAGGAGATCAACGCGCAGGCCCTGCCGGTGCTGGTCCAGGAGACCCTGAGCGCGCAGAACGCGGACATCGACATGGTCTCGGGCGCGACCGTCACCAGCACGGGGTACGTCCAGTCCCTGCAGAGCGCCCTGGACCAGATGGGCTGA
- a CDS encoding ferredoxin reductase family protein → MSAVLPPSALPGPADRAAVPAGPTTTRARRDATVRALAGAALWGSLLLVTYWWLTGRGAQDLTGWATGLSSLGRLSGLWASVLLLAQVLLMARIPLLENAFGRDRLAKVHRWVGFCSFDLVLAHLVTITWGYAAGELTRVPATAWDLVTDYPGMLLATAGTLALVAVVVTSVKASRRRMRYESWHLVHLYAYLGVGLALPHQLWTGTDFVSSPARTVFWWTAWGATAAAVLVWRIGLPLLRSRRHRLFVTRVVPEAPGVVSVHLSGRRLHRLPVEAGQFLGFRFLDGAGWMRNHPYSLSAAPTPYGLRITVRTDGDGGRRLASVRPGTRVLVEGPYGRLSARARTASKVTLIGAGVGITPLRALAEALPYAPGDAVLLHRFRDQPLFRAEFAALTAGRGLRVVDLPGPRRGDGSWLGRGTPPVDDVTALRWLVPDIAHHDVYVCGPREWARDVRTAALAAGVPAERLHLEEFGW, encoded by the coding sequence ATGAGCGCGGTGCTCCCTCCCTCCGCACTGCCGGGACCGGCCGACCGCGCCGCCGTCCCAGCGGGCCCGACGACGACCCGGGCGCGACGCGACGCGACCGTCCGCGCCCTGGCCGGTGCGGCGCTGTGGGGGTCGCTGCTGCTGGTCACCTACTGGTGGCTGACCGGTCGCGGTGCGCAGGACCTCACCGGCTGGGCCACCGGCCTCAGCTCACTCGGCCGGTTGTCCGGACTCTGGGCGTCGGTGCTGCTGCTCGCCCAGGTCCTCCTGATGGCGCGGATCCCCCTGCTGGAGAACGCCTTCGGTCGGGACCGGCTCGCCAAGGTCCACCGCTGGGTCGGGTTCTGCTCCTTCGACCTCGTGCTGGCCCACCTCGTCACCATCACGTGGGGCTACGCGGCCGGGGAACTCACCCGCGTCCCGGCCACCGCCTGGGACCTCGTGACGGACTACCCCGGCATGCTGCTGGCGACGGCGGGAACCCTCGCCCTGGTCGCCGTCGTGGTGACCAGCGTCAAGGCCTCGCGCCGCAGGATGCGGTACGAGTCGTGGCACCTGGTGCACCTCTACGCCTACCTCGGCGTGGGCCTCGCCCTGCCGCACCAGTTGTGGACCGGGACCGACTTCGTCTCCTCCCCGGCCCGCACGGTCTTCTGGTGGACCGCCTGGGGAGCCACGGCCGCCGCCGTGCTGGTCTGGCGGATCGGACTGCCGCTCCTGCGCAGCCGGCGGCACCGGCTGTTCGTGACGCGCGTCGTCCCGGAGGCCCCCGGCGTCGTCTCGGTGCACCTGTCCGGGCGGAGACTGCACCGGCTGCCCGTCGAGGCCGGTCAGTTCCTCGGGTTCCGGTTCCTCGACGGGGCCGGCTGGATGCGCAACCACCCCTACTCCCTGTCGGCCGCTCCCACCCCGTACGGGCTGCGCATCACCGTCCGCACCGACGGGGACGGGGGTCGGCGTCTGGCCTCCGTCCGACCGGGGACCCGCGTCCTGGTCGAGGGCCCCTACGGTCGGCTGTCGGCCCGGGCCCGCACCGCGTCGAAGGTGACGCTCATCGGCGCCGGCGTGGGCATCACGCCCCTGCGGGCGCTGGCCGAGGCCCTTCCGTACGCCCCGGGGGACGCGGTGCTGCTGCACCGGTTCCGCGACCAGCCGCTGTTCCGGGCGGAGTTCGCCGCCCTGACCGCGGGGCGCGGCTTGCGGGTCGTCGACCTGCCCGGACCCCGCCGCGGCGACGGTTCGTGGCTGGGCCGTGGAACTCCACCCGTCGACGACGTCACCGCCCTGCGTTGGCTGGTCCCCGACATCGCCCACCACGACGTGTACGTCTGCGGCCCCCGCGAGTGGGCCCGGGACGTCCGCACCGCAGCCCTGGCCGCCGGCGTGCCCGCCGAGCGCCTCCACCTCGAAGAGTTCGGATGGTGA
- a CDS encoding alpha/beta fold hydrolase gives MTEPPEWPPVARALAINPAPREAGLADVDGMRLAWTRSGPRGTGKPSLVLVHGLTDSADTWSRVARELELSYDVVSFDARGHGSSDRSTDYLAEAHTSDLVGLTRALHVDRPVIVGHSMGGVHATLAAARMPVRAVVLEDPAWPDVPEDGSKDVDDSRRRVAGVAAMSEADRRAHGRTLHPSWDVADLELWSSAQTQLDPDVVDWFRSWSTTNAWRDHVSALHVPGLLLLGDPGAVSPRMALEARERWPLLHVELVAGAGHDIRRDRFDTFTRALTAFLDRL, from the coding sequence ATGACGGAGCCCCCGGAGTGGCCGCCGGTCGCGCGCGCTCTCGCGATCAACCCCGCGCCGCGCGAGGCCGGACTCGCTGACGTCGACGGCATGCGACTGGCCTGGACCAGGAGCGGCCCTCGCGGCACCGGCAAGCCGAGTCTGGTGCTGGTCCACGGTCTGACCGACTCCGCCGACACGTGGAGCCGGGTGGCCCGTGAACTGGAGCTGTCCTACGACGTCGTCAGCTTCGACGCTCGAGGACACGGATCCTCCGACCGTTCCACCGACTACCTCGCCGAGGCCCACACCAGTGACCTCGTCGGACTCACCCGCGCCCTCCACGTGGACCGGCCGGTCATCGTCGGCCACTCCATGGGAGGTGTGCACGCCACTCTGGCGGCCGCACGGATGCCGGTCCGTGCCGTCGTCCTCGAGGACCCCGCCTGGCCCGACGTTCCTGAGGACGGCAGCAAGGACGTCGACGACAGTCGGCGACGTGTGGCCGGAGTGGCCGCCATGTCCGAAGCTGACAGGCGAGCTCACGGGCGCACTCTCCATCCGTCGTGGGACGTCGCCGACCTGGAACTCTGGTCGTCGGCGCAGACGCAGCTCGATCCCGACGTGGTCGACTGGTTCCGCTCCTGGTCGACGACGAACGCCTGGCGTGACCACGTCTCGGCGCTGCACGTCCCCGGCCTCCTGCTCCTGGGCGACCCGGGCGCAGTGTCGCCGCGCATGGCTCTCGAAGCGAGAGAACGCTGGCCCCTGCTGCACGTGGAACTCGTCGCGGGCGCTGGACACGACATCCGACGGGATCGGTTCGACACGTTCACGAGGGCATTGACCGCGTTCCTCGACAGACTCTGA
- a CDS encoding ATP-binding protein: MDGDAWTQTCAGPGRGAIVRAVTHGATAGPIDGSRGCLVLSGVPGAGKSTVAGLVADALPRSAVVAADAVAMMVRSGWVGPVDEPAEEARTQLVLRARNVCLLAGSFSEAGFFPVVDHVVADAVMAEAMVQWLTPAPVWFVTLAPDLATAGRRNTRRPSTEQVEYDVSGLHATIAGELSALGWYFDTTHLDAESTARAILAEAPRRAQVSSKNRP; encoded by the coding sequence ATGGACGGTGACGCATGGACACAGACGTGCGCAGGTCCAGGACGGGGTGCCATCGTGCGAGCTGTGACGCACGGAGCGACGGCTGGCCCCATCGACGGATCCCGCGGGTGCTTGGTCCTCTCCGGGGTTCCCGGAGCCGGGAAGTCCACGGTCGCCGGTCTGGTAGCCGATGCCCTGCCTCGCAGTGCCGTCGTGGCCGCTGACGCGGTGGCGATGATGGTCCGCAGCGGCTGGGTCGGCCCCGTCGACGAGCCCGCCGAGGAGGCTCGGACCCAGCTCGTGCTGCGCGCCCGCAACGTGTGCCTGCTCGCCGGTTCCTTCTCCGAGGCGGGCTTCTTCCCCGTCGTCGACCACGTCGTCGCCGATGCGGTCATGGCGGAGGCGATGGTGCAGTGGCTGACGCCGGCGCCGGTGTGGTTCGTGACCCTGGCACCGGACCTGGCGACCGCGGGTCGGCGCAACACCCGACGCCCCAGCACCGAGCAGGTCGAGTACGACGTCTCAGGTCTGCACGCCACCATCGCAGGCGAACTCAGCGCGCTCGGCTGGTACTTCGACACCACGCACCTGGACGCCGAGTCCACCGCGCGGGCGATCCTCGCGGAAGCACCCCGTCGCGCGCAGGTCTCGTCGAAGAACCGGCCGTGA
- the dxs gene encoding 1-deoxy-D-xylulose-5-phosphate synthase codes for MGLLESIQGPSDLKALAPEQLPELAGEVRDFLVAAVSRTGGHLGPNLGVVELTIGLHRVFDSPRDRIVFDTGHQSYVHKLLTGRQDFSRLREAGGLSGYPSRAESEHDVVENSHASTSLSWADGLAKAFALRSERDRTAVAVIGDGALTGGMAWEALNNIAASDRPVIVVVNDNERSYAPTIGGMASHLATLRTTREYERLLDWGKQSLRKGGAPGRLAYETLHGVKKGLKDIVAPQGLFEDLGLKYVGPVDGHDTEAVEHALRRAKSYGGPVIVHVITQKGRGYQPALADDADHFHAVGVIDPETGEAQASSGASWTSVFSREITEIATTRRDVVGVTAAMQIPVGLQEFADAFPDRVFDVGIAEQHAATSAAGMAAGGLHPVVAVYATFLNRAFDQVLLDVALHRAGVTFVLDRAGVTGPDGPSHHGMWDLGLCRLVPGLRLAAPRDAETLREELREAVAVEDAPTVVRFGKGKVPAAIPAIARAGHADVLEGEAWSAGDDVLLVAVGALVPRALEVARRVREHGVGVTVVDPRWVVPVDDALVDLAGRHSHVAVLEDGGEVGGVGWALAAALRSRRDATTVQVFALPQRFLDFGERETLLDEAGLAPQDVARRVVEAVAQQARSSASSATAEESPTTSTPRSAAFPSR; via the coding sequence ATGGGGCTGCTCGAGTCCATCCAGGGTCCGTCCGACCTCAAGGCCCTGGCCCCGGAGCAGCTGCCGGAGCTGGCCGGGGAGGTGCGCGACTTCCTCGTCGCCGCGGTCAGCCGGACGGGGGGCCACCTGGGCCCGAACCTCGGCGTCGTCGAGCTGACGATCGGCCTGCACCGCGTCTTCGACTCCCCGCGCGACCGGATCGTCTTCGACACCGGCCACCAGAGCTACGTCCACAAGCTGCTGACCGGGCGCCAGGACTTCAGCCGGCTGCGCGAGGCGGGCGGCCTGTCCGGGTACCCCTCGCGGGCCGAGAGCGAGCACGACGTCGTGGAGAACTCCCACGCCTCGACGTCGCTGTCGTGGGCGGACGGCCTGGCCAAGGCGTTCGCCCTGCGCAGTGAGCGCGACCGCACGGCCGTGGCGGTCATCGGCGACGGCGCCCTGACCGGCGGGATGGCCTGGGAGGCGCTGAACAACATCGCCGCGTCCGACCGGCCCGTCATCGTCGTCGTCAACGACAACGAACGGTCCTACGCCCCGACGATCGGCGGGATGGCCTCCCACCTCGCGACCCTGCGCACGACGCGGGAGTACGAACGCCTCCTGGACTGGGGCAAGCAGTCGCTGCGCAAGGGCGGGGCACCGGGGCGCCTGGCCTACGAGACGCTGCACGGCGTCAAGAAGGGGCTGAAGGACATCGTGGCCCCGCAGGGGTTGTTCGAGGACCTCGGCCTGAAGTACGTCGGACCCGTCGACGGACACGACACCGAGGCCGTGGAACACGCTCTGCGGCGGGCGAAGTCGTACGGCGGTCCGGTCATCGTCCACGTCATCACGCAGAAGGGCCGCGGGTACCAGCCGGCCCTGGCCGACGACGCCGACCACTTCCACGCCGTCGGGGTCATCGACCCCGAGACGGGGGAGGCGCAGGCCAGTTCCGGGGCGTCGTGGACGAGCGTGTTCAGTCGCGAGATCACCGAGATCGCCACGACCCGTCGCGACGTCGTCGGCGTCACCGCGGCCATGCAGATCCCCGTCGGCCTGCAGGAGTTCGCCGACGCGTTCCCCGACCGCGTGTTCGACGTCGGCATCGCCGAGCAGCACGCCGCCACCTCCGCGGCGGGCATGGCCGCGGGCGGTCTGCACCCCGTCGTGGCGGTCTACGCGACGTTCCTCAACCGCGCCTTCGACCAGGTGCTCCTCGACGTCGCCCTGCACCGCGCGGGCGTGACGTTCGTCCTGGACCGTGCCGGGGTGACGGGCCCGGACGGCCCCAGCCACCACGGCATGTGGGACCTCGGCCTGTGCCGGCTGGTCCCGGGGCTGCGGCTGGCCGCCCCGCGCGACGCCGAGACCCTGCGCGAGGAACTGCGCGAGGCCGTCGCCGTCGAGGACGCCCCGACCGTCGTCCGGTTCGGCAAGGGCAAGGTCCCCGCGGCCATCCCGGCCATCGCCCGTGCCGGCCACGCCGACGTCCTCGAGGGTGAGGCGTGGTCCGCGGGCGACGACGTGCTGCTCGTGGCGGTCGGTGCCCTCGTCCCGCGGGCCCTCGAGGTCGCCCGCCGCGTCCGGGAGCACGGCGTCGGCGTCACCGTCGTCGACCCGCGGTGGGTCGTGCCCGTGGACGACGCGCTCGTCGACCTCGCGGGGCGGCACTCCCACGTCGCCGTGCTCGAGGACGGCGGCGAGGTCGGTGGGGTCGGGTGGGCCCTGGCCGCTGCCCTGCGGTCCCGCCGGGACGCCACCACGGTGCAGGTCTTCGCTCTCCCGCAACGGTTCCTGGACTTCGGCGAGCGCGAGACCCTGCTCGACGAGGCGGGCCTGGCCCCGCAGGACGTGGCCCGCCGCGTCGTCGAGGCGGTCGCTCAGCAGGCCCGCTCGAGCGCGTCGTCGGCGACGGCCGAGGAGTCCCCGACGACGAGCACCCCGCGCAGCGCGGCGTTCCCCTCCAGGTAG
- a CDS encoding cell wall-binding repeat-containing protein, with protein MFTKRHIARVAGGLAAACVLSAAPTAQAVSTPFVYSGTVRADGVDRYATAALVSRGSFAPSTGSTVFLASGESFADALAAGPAAANLDGPLLLTAASGLPTATRAELTRLKPASVHVVGGTDRVPDAVLAAVRALLPSATVDRTAGADRYATAVAVAQKFFPAQQASFVLARGDAFPDAVSGAALAGWRGEPLLLTAPDRLPDAVTTWLSASERARVTVIGSTDSVSAAVAARADLFLSAPDAVTRLAGADRYATSAAVARAVHAQSQVAVVATGSTFPDALAAVPAAAVNGAPLLLVPGDCTPAATGAYLEGNAALRGVLVVGDSSAVADDALERAC; from the coding sequence ATGTTCACCAAGCGTCACATCGCGAGGGTCGCAGGCGGGTTGGCGGCGGCCTGCGTCCTGTCCGCCGCCCCTACCGCGCAGGCGGTCAGCACCCCGTTCGTCTACAGCGGCACCGTCCGTGCCGACGGGGTGGACCGCTACGCGACGGCGGCGCTCGTCTCACGGGGGTCGTTCGCGCCCTCGACGGGCTCGACGGTCTTCCTGGCCAGCGGTGAGTCGTTCGCCGACGCCCTGGCCGCCGGACCGGCGGCCGCGAACCTCGACGGCCCCCTGCTCCTCACCGCCGCGAGCGGGCTGCCGACGGCGACCCGGGCCGAACTGACGCGGCTGAAGCCCGCGTCCGTGCACGTCGTGGGCGGGACCGACCGCGTCCCGGACGCCGTCCTCGCCGCCGTCCGGGCGCTGCTGCCGTCGGCGACCGTGGACCGCACCGCCGGCGCGGACCGGTACGCCACGGCCGTGGCGGTGGCGCAGAAGTTCTTCCCCGCCCAGCAGGCGTCGTTCGTCCTGGCCCGCGGGGACGCCTTCCCCGACGCCGTCTCCGGCGCGGCCCTGGCCGGGTGGCGCGGGGAACCGCTGCTGCTGACGGCCCCGGACCGGCTGCCGGACGCGGTGACCACGTGGCTCAGCGCGTCCGAGCGGGCCCGCGTCACCGTCATCGGCAGCACCGACTCGGTCTCGGCAGCCGTGGCGGCGCGCGCCGACCTGTTCCTGTCCGCTCCCGACGCCGTGACGCGCCTCGCGGGCGCCGACCGGTACGCGACGTCCGCCGCGGTCGCCCGCGCCGTGCACGCCCAGTCGCAGGTCGCGGTGGTCGCCACGGGCTCGACGTTCCCCGACGCCCTGGCCGCGGTCCCGGCCGCGGCCGTCAACGGCGCGCCCCTGCTGCTGGTCCCCGGGGACTGCACCCCCGCCGCGACCGGGGCCTACCTGGAGGGGAACGCCGCGCTGCGCGGGGTGCTCGTCGTCGGGGACTCCTCGGCCGTCGCCGACGACGCGCTCGAGCGGGCCTGCTGA
- a CDS encoding rhodanese-like domain-containing protein — protein MGAAEHLARVRAELDRLTPAALLAEQAAGALVVDTRTPSQRAVQGEFPGALVIDRTVLEWRLDPTCPYRIPEATGPDLRVVVVCRHGFSSSLAAASLRAVGLRRATDLDGGVERWIAEGFPVHHGAVDLRE, from the coding sequence GTGGGCGCCGCCGAGCACCTGGCGCGGGTGCGGGCGGAGCTGGACCGGCTGACCCCCGCCGCACTGCTCGCCGAGCAGGCCGCAGGGGCGCTCGTCGTGGACACCAGGACGCCGTCGCAGCGCGCGGTGCAGGGTGAGTTCCCGGGGGCACTGGTCATCGACCGGACCGTGCTGGAGTGGCGGCTGGACCCCACCTGCCCGTACCGGATCCCCGAGGCGACGGGACCGGACCTGCGTGTCGTCGTCGTGTGCCGCCACGGGTTCAGCTCCTCGCTGGCGGCGGCGTCGTTGCGGGCCGTGGGGCTGCGCCGGGCGACCGACCTCGACGGCGGTGTGGAGCGGTGGATCGCCGAAGGGTTCCCGGTGCACCACGGCGCCGTCGACCTGCGGGAGTGA
- a CDS encoding ATP-binding protein: protein MTELDVERLTLDEQLSAAAMARHWVCDHCPDEHLPVARRWIAELLTSELVQNALDHGRGPVVLSLTHDEEGILVGITDGDDRVPTLRAQSPQATDGRGIALVDALATAWGVYRSDEVGGQAEDESATWWPQPRDEGSPAKTVWFHLATR, encoded by the coding sequence GTGACGGAGCTGGACGTGGAACGTCTCACCCTGGACGAGCAGTTGTCCGCCGCTGCGATGGCGCGGCACTGGGTCTGCGACCACTGCCCCGACGAGCACCTGCCGGTCGCCCGCCGCTGGATCGCCGAACTGCTGACGAGCGAACTTGTCCAGAACGCCCTGGACCACGGGCGCGGGCCCGTCGTGCTGTCCCTGACCCACGACGAGGAGGGCATCCTCGTCGGCATCACCGACGGCGACGACCGCGTCCCCACGCTGCGCGCGCAGTCGCCGCAGGCCACCGACGGTCGCGGCATCGCCCTCGTCGACGCGCTCGCCACCGCCTGGGGCGTCTACCGCAGCGACGAGGTCGGCGGGCAGGCCGAGGACGAGAGCGCCACCTGGTGGCCGCAGCCCCGTGACGAGGGGTCCCCGGCCAAGACCGTCTGGTTCCACCTCGCGACACGCTGA